From Apis mellifera strain DH4 linkage group LG5, Amel_HAv3.1, whole genome shotgun sequence, the proteins below share one genomic window:
- the LOC725170 gene encoding cytochrome c oxidase assembly factor 5, with the protein MFGFQEEGETLKDKSKCAHLRASLKMCLLETDCCKIQRRTPKDCLVSMDPSVPEECYAIRQTFFECKHSIIDGRRRFRGPKGY; encoded by the exons ATGTTTGGATTTCAGGAAGAAGGTGAaactttaaaagataaatcaaaatgtgCTCATTTACGTGCAAGCTTGAAAATGTGTTTATTGGAAACAGATTGTTGTAAAATA caaAGACGAACTCCTAAAGATTGTCTTGTAAGCATGGATCCATCTGTTCCTGAAGAATGCTATGCAATACGtcaaacattttttgaatGCAAACATTCAAtt atTGATGGAAGGCGAAGATTTAGAGGACCTAAaggttattaa
- the LOC725212 gene encoding lysM and putative peptidoglycan-binding domain-containing protein 3: MVYQRGNQRDGSPHYVFLYSDDENSEDEETIPLQQCNKSLPRKVEVINVPLKSEDTLQALALRYRCTISELKRINKIHKENEIHARRFIKVPIQPFSLLTETLEHDQKNNQLDRREVSISTPDEKTENIVMADPLLNVIKNPVVIELPKAEINTIILNSVCEPLSSYNNSNSLEITSSECDQLLTSTESNTKNPHLIETFRCSGDDCGLSWTQLLGFSLLLGFAGPIIYILYIIEFSSKNHLVNNH; this comes from the exons ATGGTTTATCAACGTGGAAATCAGAGGGATGGTTCCCCACATTATGTCTTTTTATATTCAGATGATGAAAATAGTGAAGATGAAGAAACTATTCCTCTGCAACAATGTAATAAATCATTGCCACGTAAGGTGGAAGTTATAAATGTTCCACTGAAATCAGAAGACACATTACAAGCATTGGCATTACGGTATAGATGCACg atttctgaattgaaaagaatcaaCAAGATTcacaaagaaaatgaaatacatgCAAGGAGATTTATCAAAGTACCTATACAACCATTTTCTTTATTGACTGAAACCTTAGAACatgatcaaaaaaataatcaattagacAGAAGAGAAGTAAGTATATCTACTCCTGatgaaaaaacagaaaatatagTAATGGCAGATCCATTATtaaatgtgataaaaaatCCTGTTGTGATTGAATTGCCAAAGGcagaaattaatacaattatattaaattctgttTGTGAACCTTTATCATCATACAACAATAGTAATTCTTTAGAAATTACCAGTTCAGAATGTGATCAATTACTTACCTCAACAGAGAGTAATACAAAAAACCCTCATTTAATAGAAACATTTAGATGTTCTGGTGATGACTGTGGATTATCATGGACACAACTTCTtggattttctttattattaggtTTTGCAGgacctattatatatatactttatataattgaattttcttctaaaaatcatTTGGTTAATAATCATtag
- the LOC724868 gene encoding 40S ribosomal protein S11 yields MADQSERAFQKQPTIFLNRKKGLGPKRRKPMRYSRNVGLGFKTPREALEGTYIDKKCPFTGNISIRGRILTGVVQKMKMQRTIVIRRDYLHYIRKYNRFEKRHRNMSVHLSPCFRDVEIGDVVTIGECRPLSKTVRFNVLKVSKGTGSKKSFKKF; encoded by the exons ATGGCTGATCAG AGTGAACGTGCATTTCAAAAGCAACCCACGATCTTTCTTAATCGTAAGAAAGGTCTGGGTCCCAAAAGACGGAAGCCTATGAGGTATAGTCGTAATGTAGGTCTTGGTTTTAAAACACCTCGTGaa gcgCTTGAAGGAACctacattgataaaaaatgtcCATTTACTGGTAACATTTCTATTAGAGGACGCATTCTTACTGGAGTAGTACAAAAGATGAAAATGCAAAGGACCATTGTTATACGTAGGGATTATCTTCATTATATCAGAAAATACAATCGTTTTGAAAAACGTCATCGTAATATGAGTGTTCATCTTAGTCCTTGCTTTAG agATGTGGAAATTGGTGATGTAGTAACAATTGGTGAATGCAGACCACTTAGCAAGACAGTTAGATTTAATGTTCTGAAGGTTTCAAAAGGAACAGGATCTaagaaaagtttcaaaaaattttaa